CATAAGATTTTAAAATTTAATACGTGATTGATAAAATTTCCAATTCACGAACCTCGCCACCTAAATTAAAACTCACATTTTCATTCACTTTTGCACCAATAATTGCAGAAACCAATGGCGCAACAAATGCTATTTTCTGTTTTTTAATATTTGCTTCATCCACACCAACTATTTGAAATTCCTGAACCAGGTTAGATGTTTTGTTCTTTAGCTTTACTGTAGCCCCAAACCTAACCTCATCTTTTGGTTGGTCTTTAGGATCTAATAACCTTGCTGAAGCCAAGCGTTCTTT
This region of Croceibacter atlanticus HTCC2559 genomic DNA includes:
- a CDS encoding GreA/GreB family elongation factor, with the translated sequence MSRGFVKEDDQEEAPIIPPRAALPNGVTNYVTPNGLQELKTELKQLAEEQANLGIKDDQERRRAIAVITAKMNQLKERLASARLLDPKDQPKDEVRFGATVKLKNKTSNLVQEFQIVGVDEANIKKQKIAFVAPLVSAIIGAKVNENVSFNLGGEVRELEILSITY